Genomic window (Neorhizobium galegae bv. orientalis str. HAMBI 540):
GCCCACATTCATCGCTTGACCGGCAGACGCCGGATCAAGCCTACTTCAACGCGCTGGCACCAATGACGGTGGCGGCATAACCGAGGCGGAAATCCACTTAGCAAAACGCCCGAAACTGTTCAGACAAACCGAGCCAGCTCTTTCCTCTAGCCAAAGAACGCTATCGAGCTGGACAAGCTCTTCGATATAGCCGACGAAGCGGTGCTCCCGAAGATCTGCCGCGTAACAAGGAACTCCATTGCGCTCAAGATAAGCCTTGGAAGCGAACAGCCCTGTTTTAAAACGCCCAATCAGATGACTGTCCAGGGCAGTTCCACGGAGTTTAAAAAAACTTAGAAATAGATCCGCCTCGCGGCGAGCGACGCGAACCGACTGAGGGGATGTTACCAGTTCGAGGTCAAGATCAGGATGCCGCTCACTGAGTTCCACAAGCCGTTTTGAGAGATAAAGTGTGCGATACCCTCCATCGTAGCGAGTCTGACGGTACCGCGGATCTCGTCGCGATTGCTCACGTCACTTCGAAGGGCATTCACCCCGTTCTCAATTTCCTCCGCCCGCCGCATGGTAATTAGCCCAGCCGGTGTCAGCAAAAGTCCATCCGGATTTCGCTCGACGAGCGCGCCGCCCACCGTATATTCTAAACGAGCAAGCCGGCGCGAAACGGTAGAGTGGCTGACCTTCAGTTCGCGGGCGGCGCCGGTCACGCTCTTGCACCGGACGACAGTAAGGAAAAGCTTGAGATCATCCCAATCAAGGTGGTCAATTGCCCTCGCCATGCTACCCCCCGACTATTTTTGCACAGCATAGTGCATTCTATTGGGGTTGGCGCGCAGATTCGCTCTGTTAGCTTCGGACGCGACCCCCCGGTTAGTCCGTGTGAAGCAAATTTCGGCAGGCGGACTGATCCCAAAAGTTGGTCTGCTTAAGGTAACCTAGGAGAAGACCATGTCGAGACAAACTGTGAACGCTTCGCACGCCACGGCTGTGGGACCATACTCGCACGCGACATGGGCTGGCGACTTGCTGTTCTGCTCTGGCCAAACGCCGATCAACCCGAGCTCCGGCAGACTGGCCGATGGCGGCATTGCCGAACAAACACGCCAATGCTTTGATAATCTATTTCAGGTTCTCGAGGCGGCAGGATTAGGGGGCGACGACGTTGTTTCAGTCAACGTCCATTTGACCGACATGAGCGATTTCAGCCACATGAATCGGGTTTACGCCACTCGTTTTTCAGCACCTTATCCCTCGCGCACCACCATTCGCTGCTCCAGTCTGCCGCTAAGCGGTTTCACGACGTCGTTGCGGGTTACAACCGCTTTGACCTATTCGACGTAGCTGTGAACCGGACGCGTCGAAAGCCGATAACATTTGTAAAAGACATCACTACGGAGTCTTCAACGGACACAG
Coding sequences:
- a CDS encoding RidA family protein, which produces MSRQTVNASHATAVGPYSHATWAGDLLFCSGQTPINPSSGRLADGGIAEQTRQCFDNLFQVLEAAGLGGDDVVSVNVHLTDMSDFSHMNRVYATRFSAPYPSRTTIRCSSLPLSGFTTSLRVTTALTYST